One window of the Magnolia sinica isolate HGM2019 chromosome 19, MsV1, whole genome shotgun sequence genome contains the following:
- the LOC131234586 gene encoding UDP-glucosyltransferase 29-like → MEPKGKTLHVLMLPCLAHGHISPFLELAKRLSRRNFLIHLCSTSTNLSSIKEHLNEKTVPSIQLVQLHLPTLPNLPPQCHSTKSLPPHLMRTLKMAFDHCKPSLSQIISTINPDLIIYDFIQPWDPEAASHLNIPVVLFFSTSAAAISFIMTLNDDDEFPFPAIHMSDHEEQGMAHMLKSVANGVSNKERLDWCMDRSSDFILIKTFGKIESKYIDYLSLLARKEIVPVGPRVQWTPHLAHQCKFKEWLGNKEISSIVFVSFGSEYFMSKKERDEVAHGLELSKVNFIWVLRFYEGEKMGVEEALPRGFLERVGSRGMVVERWAPQGRILEHTSIGGFVTHCGWSTVMEGMWFGVPLIAMPLHLDQPLNARLVVEIGVAVEVERGGDGVFEREEVARSIIEVVVGKEGEGVKRNAKEMGEMMRKKRDDEEIDLVMEKFMGLCRNDSKSLGSFLQ, encoded by the coding sequence ATGGAGCCTAAAGGCAAGACCCTTCATGTCCTAATGCTCCCATGCCTAGCGCATGGGCACATATCACCCTTCTTAGAGCTAGCCAAACGACTCTCACGTAGAAACTTCCTCATACACCTATGTTCCACCTCTACAAACCTTTCTTCCATCAAAGAACACCTCAATGAAAAGACCGTCCCTTCCATACAACTAGTGCAACTCCATCTCCCAACCCTTCCAAACCTCCCCCCTCAATGCCACTCAACCAAATCACTCCCACCCCACCTCATGCGCACTCTCAAGATGGCCTTTGATCACTGCAAGCCATCTCTCTCTCaaatcatctccaccatcaatccCGATCTGATCATTTATGATTTTATCCAACCGTGGGACCCGGAAGCCGCCTCCCACTTGAACATTCCCGTCGTCTTGTTCTTCAGTACTAGCGCTGCCGCAATTTCCTTCATCATGACACTGAACGATGACGATGAATTCCCATTCCCTGCAATCCACATGAGTGATCATGAAGAgcaaggtatggcccacatgtTGAAATCTGTAGCCAACGGTGTTAGCAACAAAGAACGACTTGATTGGTGCATGGATCGATCTTCGGACTTCATTTTGATTAAGACGTTCGGAAAGATCGAATCGAAGTACATAGattatctctctcttttagcACGGAAAGAGATCGTGCCTGTTGGGCCCCGtgtgcagtggaccccacacctgGCCCACCAGTGTAAATTCAAGGAATGGCTTGGAAACAAGGAGATATCCTCAATTGTATTTGTTTCCTTTGGAAGTGAGTATTTCATGTCGAAAAAGGAGAGAGATGAGGTAGCACATGGGCTGGAGCTTAGCAAAGTGAACTTCATCTGGGTGCTTAGGTTCTATGAAGGAGAGAAAATGGGTGTTGAGGAAGCATTGCCACGTGGCTTCCTAGAGAGGGTTGGATCTAGGGGAATGGTCGtagagaggtgggccccacaagggagGATACTTGAGCATACTAGTATTGGTGGGTTTGTGACACATTGTGGGTGGAGTACTGTGATGGAGGGGATGTGGTTTGGTGTCCCACTAATAGCTATGCCATTGCACCTTGATCAACCGTTGAATGCAAGATTAGTGGTGGAGATTGGAGTTGCAGTGGAAGTTGAGAGGGGTGGGGATGGGGTGTTTGAGAGGGAGGAAGTAGCAAGGAGTATTATAGAGGTGGTTGTGGGAAAGGAAGGAGAGGGGGTTAAAAGGAATGCAAAGGAGATGGGCGAGATGATGAGGAAGAAACGAGACGATGAAGAGATTGATCTGGTGATGGAGAAGTTTATGGGCCTATGTAGGAATGATAGTAAGAGCTTAGGCAGTTTTTTGCAATAA